The genomic window AGCCACTAAGCTGCTGAGATTACCAGTATTTAGGCGGTAGCTAAGAGGATGAGCAATTAAACGAGCGCTACTAGTAAATAGTTCTTCAATTTCCACCAACCCATTTTCTTGCAAAGTGCGCCCAGTAGAAACTAAATCTACAATTGCCTCAGACATACCTGTAATTGGTCCTAACTCTACCGAACCATAGAGAGGCACAATTTCTACTGGTAAATCTAGATTATGAAAATATTCACGAGCGCAACGGACAAATTTAGATGCAACTCTACCGTGAGGTGGTAGTTCTAGGGCTGAGCGGTAGGGACTAGACTGTTTGACTGCTACTGAAAGGCGACATTGACCAAATTCTAGATCGGCTAGATGAGCAACTTGGGGTTGTTTTTCCCGCAAAACATCATAACCGACTATTCCCAACTGTGCTTGACCATATTCTACATAAACAGGGACATCTTGTGCCCTGACTAGTAAAGCTTTAGCACTACTATGAGGATCTTGGATTTGTAATTGGCGATTAGTGGAATCCAGAAAAGCACTAAAATCGAGTCCCACTGCTTGTAGCAAGCGGATACTATCTTTTAAAAGTGCCCCTTTAGGTAAAGCAACAGTAATCATGAGTAGCCTGGAGGTAGACAATTAGTGCCTTAATTAGTTAAGCGCAGTTTTTTAAAAAAGTGAAGCACTACTAATATGCCGCAGCACTCAGGAACTAGGACTCACTTGTCTCAATTAATTGAGTGATTCTCTGTAGTCTTTTTTTGAGAACGAAGGCGGCGGTAGCGAGCAGTAGCAACCAAACTACCCAATCCAAAAAGTGAACCGATAATTGAAGAAGGTTCGGGAATCGGTTCGATTGGTTGATCTGTGGGAGTCATCAGAAAAGTATGAAACTCACCTTCAAAATAACCATTTCCTAGTATTTTACCATCATCGTTGATTTGAAGTACCTCTAAGCCAGACCAACCAGAATTTATTGGCAGAAGTCTTTCTAACGAGATCATGCTATCTTCTTCCCACAGAAAGGCATACTCAGACCCATCTGCGGTTTGTGATTGACCAATTATTTGACCATCTTCATTAATATCGGAGGCATAAGTATAATTACCACCGAGATCGCCTAAATCTCTCATCCCTTCTTCTGACCACAGGAAACTATGGTAAAACCCATCTGTGGTATATGATTGACCAATTATTTGACCCGTTTCGTTCATGTCGGAGGCATAGCTATAATTACCACCAAGATGACCTAAATCTCTCATCCCTTCTTCTGACCATAAAAAAGCGCGGGCATATCCCTCTGGAGTATATGAAGTCCCCGCTACTTGACCATTTCCGTTGATTTTGCGGGCAAAGCTATCATTACCACCAAGATGACCTAAATCTCTCATGCCCTTTTCTGACGATAGAAAAGCACGGGAATATCCCTCGGAAGTGTATGATGTACCCACTACTTGACCAGTTTCATTCAGGTCAGAAGCAAGGCTATCATTACCACCAAGATGACCTAAATCTCTCATGCCCTTTTCTGACCACAGAAAAGCACGGTAAGAGCCATCTACTGTATTTGATGTCCCTGCGACTTGACCATTTCCGTTGATTTTACGAGCAAAGCTATCTTTACCACCAAGAGTGCCTAAATCTGTTAGCTTACCATTCAAGGATCGGAAAGCTCGGGAATACCCGTCGGCGGTATCTGATTGACCTACTACTTGACCAAATTCGTTCAGGTCAGAAATAAGGATATTATGACCGCCTAGAGTGCCTAAATCTGTTGGTCTACCATCAGACCACAGAGCCGCACGTCCGTTAGATATACCTGCAACCTGCCCAGAATTGTTGATCTTGAATCCTTGAAAAGCACCAGTAGCACTCAAATTAGTAATTCGATGTAAATTGAATGCACTTGCGGCTGAGATGCTGCTCAATATAGCTGTTGTTACGCTTAAGATCGTTACTGACAGATGATTGATCGCATATTTTTTCATGACAAAATTTCCTAAATTATTCCTTGTCAGAACGAGAGCTACCAGCACTGCCCTTTGGCTCGTGGTAGGTGCGGGTGCGCGTCGATCGCTTGGCTTCTGATGAGGATGACTGCTGAGTTCGGGTGCGACTTCTAGTAGGAGTTTTCCGTTCAGTGACTGGAGAAGTGCTAGTAGATTTGCGGGAAGAACGAACGCGGCGCTTGGTTGGGGGTTTTTCTGTTGTCGGTGGTTCTGCGGTTTTTACTCTAGCTTTGCGACGAGAACGTCTAGTTTCTGCGGGTTTATCCGAGTTATTTTCAGCTTTTTCCGTCTTCTTGCGGCGAGACTTGCGATTTTCTGGTGGATTGTTGGTAGTTTCTTCTTGAGTCCGAACCCGGCGACGGCGAGAACGTTTGGTTTCAGTGCGATCGCCTGATGTTTTTTCAGTTGTCTCTTCTGGAGTCCGAACCCGACGACGGCGAGAACGCCTGGTTTCGGTTTGATTGTCGTTTGTCTCTTCTGTAGAGCGCACAACACGACGACGAGTACGTCTGGGGCGCTCTGATTGGGCTGTGTTAGCTTCTACTGGTTTGGGTGTATCTTCTTCGTTATCTGAAGCTGTCTTGGGTTCGTCTTGAGGAGTTTCTACAGCTTTAGGTTTAATGGGTTCTACTTCAATTAAAGCTTCTCTTCCTTCCAGCTTTTCAGGACGTTTGGGGAAATCTTCGGGGGGGATTTCCTTAACTACTGGTTCCATAAATTTATGCCAGGTTTCGGCGGCGCTGCTACTAGCTCCCCAGGTGGGTTTGTTGTCATCGTTACCGAGCCAAACTCCTGTCACTAGTTGGGGAATATAGCCGACAAAGAGGAGATCGCGGGCTTCATCAGAGGTGCCTGTTTTACCTGCTACTTGGCGATCGCCTAACCTGGCTTTTTGTCCTGTACCTTCATTAACTACAGCCCTTAGCATCCAAGTCATAATGGCTGAAGTATCTTCATCTATGGCTTTTTGAGAAGATATTTTATCTTGATAGATTACTTGCCCTTTTTGGTCAATAATGCGCCTAATGGCGTGAGGTTTGACATGAACGCCTTTATTTGCCAAAGTACCGTAGGCACTGGTAAGTTCTAGCAAGTTAACTTCTGAACCTCCCAATGCCAGAGAGTAAGTGGGTTTTAAGTCTGATTCAATCCCCATTTTTTTGGCAGTTTCAATAGTTGGGTTCCAGCCTACATCTAGTAAGACTTTCAGCGCGATGACATTGACTGAATCTACCAATGCATCTCGCATCGAAATCCAACCAGAATAACCCTCGCTAAAGTTTTTGGGTTGGTATTCATCAACTTTTACCGGTGCGTCTAGGTAACTGCGATAAGGACTGTATCCGGCGGCGATCGCAGTTGTATAGACAAACATCTTAAAGGTAGAGCCAGGTTGCCTTTGCGCTTGCGTAACTCGATTGAATTGATTGTCTCCAAAGTTTTTCCCCCCTACCATCGCTTCAATTTGCCCGTTACGGGGGTTAATTGCGACTAGAGCGGCTTGAGAGAAATTATCTTCTTTACCTCGCTCTTGAATAATATTATTTACTGCTGTTTCCGCTTGGGATTGCCACTTGGGATTGAGTGTAGTTTCTACTGTCAGTCCCCCAACCT from Merismopedia glauca CCAP 1448/3 includes these protein-coding regions:
- the hisG gene encoding ATP phosphoribosyltransferase, with the protein product MITVALPKGALLKDSIRLLQAVGLDFSAFLDSTNRQLQIQDPHSSAKALLVRAQDVPVYVEYGQAQLGIVGYDVLREKQPQVAHLADLEFGQCRLSVAVKQSSPYRSALELPPHGRVASKFVRCAREYFHNLDLPVEIVPLYGSVELGPITGMSEAIVDLVSTGRTLQENGLVEIEELFTSSARLIAHPLSYRLNTGNLSSLVAKMRDIAALAKVGS
- a CDS encoding PEP-CTERM sorting domain-containing protein — translated: MKKYAINHLSVTILSVTTAILSSISAASAFNLHRITNLSATGAFQGFKINNSGQVAGISNGRAALWSDGRPTDLGTLGGHNILISDLNEFGQVVGQSDTADGYSRAFRSLNGKLTDLGTLGGKDSFARKINGNGQVAGTSNTVDGSYRAFLWSEKGMRDLGHLGGNDSLASDLNETGQVVGTSYTSEGYSRAFLSSEKGMRDLGHLGGNDSFARKINGNGQVAGTSYTPEGYARAFLWSEEGMRDLGHLGGNYSYASDMNETGQIIGQSYTTDGFYHSFLWSEEGMRDLGDLGGNYTYASDINEDGQIIGQSQTADGSEYAFLWEEDSMISLERLLPINSGWSGLEVLQINDDGKILGNGYFEGEFHTFLMTPTDQPIEPIPEPSSIIGSLFGLGSLVATARYRRLRSQKKTTENHSIN
- a CDS encoding penicillin-binding protein 1A; the protein is MRYVARSLPTSIIRLCPCQLAEWQIQGVNVPKYFPKLKDTAGKPKRKEDRAPAPPRLKRKRRSQQKASAPPKKGYLWKLPVKALLFLLPSRPYSRYMLKLLGLSVGTGAIALGAGWLALENSLPKSAKEVLNYTRPQTLTIKAANGTIIKQIGDATREEIKIDQVPKPLLQAFIATEDRRFYQHEGVDYQGILRAVLSNLQAKDVVEGGSTITQQVARMVFFDQERNIWRKLREFRMAQKIEGELKKEQILERYLNLVYLGQGAYGIADAAWVYFSKPIDRLTLPEMAMLAALPASPSQFSPVDRPKSALQRRNLVLARMQESGYITASEAENAKKQPILVNSSRPKRLEQQAPYFTQFIQQELPQYVSPEVLKVGGLTVETTLNPKWQSQAETAVNNIIQERGKEDNFSQAALVAINPRNGQIEAMVGGKNFGDNQFNRVTQAQRQPGSTFKMFVYTTAIAAGYSPYRSYLDAPVKVDEYQPKNFSEGYSGWISMRDALVDSVNVIALKVLLDVGWNPTIETAKKMGIESDLKPTYSLALGGSEVNLLELTSAYGTLANKGVHVKPHAIRRIIDQKGQVIYQDKISSQKAIDEDTSAIMTWMLRAVVNEGTGQKARLGDRQVAGKTGTSDEARDLLFVGYIPQLVTGVWLGNDDNKPTWGASSSAAETWHKFMEPVVKEIPPEDFPKRPEKLEGREALIEVEPIKPKAVETPQDEPKTASDNEEDTPKPVEANTAQSERPRRTRRRVVRSTEETNDNQTETRRSRRRRVRTPEETTEKTSGDRTETKRSRRRRVRTQEETTNNPPENRKSRRKKTEKAENNSDKPAETRRSRRKARVKTAEPPTTEKPPTKRRVRSSRKSTSTSPVTERKTPTRSRTRTQQSSSSEAKRSTRTRTYHEPKGSAGSSRSDKE